A stretch of Ipomoea triloba cultivar NCNSP0323 chromosome 11, ASM357664v1 DNA encodes these proteins:
- the LOC115996166 gene encoding uncharacterized protein LOC115996166, translated as MAIAFYNLNSDAGLKKLDEYLLTRSYISGYQASKDDITVYSSLPKPPSSEYVNASRWYKHIDALLRISGVSGEGCGVIIEVSAPIPSGVVTPPATDTKASVADDDNDVDLFGEETEEKKKGAEEHAAAVKASSKTKECNSWHISPFSMQAAAGQLSAPVPPSEKGANGSSKDFKKVQMTKRTFVETVTKAPRFGDEVMEEAGDANWFEEEILVESDSEDEEEYRDGIPVVKISKDLRKKLIEPWKNALILKFLGKRISFRVLQHKLLRMWAPQGTLKLIDLGYNYYVARFELEKDCMRVLFEGPWKVFNHYVVPQRWKPEFIPRNVKAENMAVLVRLPGLPMECFREDTIKLILKQVGTPLKLDWTTAGVDRRRFVRAAIEIDLSKPLVSMVKVESMIQRIEFEGLHIICFGCGEVSHCSNDCPKKTM; from the exons ATGGCTATCGCATTCTACAACCTCAACTCAGATGCTGGCCTCAAGAAGCTTGATGAGTACCTCCTGACACGTAGTTACATTTCTGG GTATCAAGCTTCCAAGGATGACATCACAGTTTATTCATCACTTCCCAAGCCCCCATCATCTGAATATGTCAATGCTTCTCGGTGGTACAAACACATTGATGCACTTTTGAGGATCTC TGGTGTATCTGGAGAAGGTTGTGGTGTAATCATTGAAGTTTCTGCACCTATCCCTTCGGGTGTGGTAACACCACCTGCCACTGACACAAAG GCCTCAGTTGCTGATGATGACAATGATGTTGACTTGTTTGGTGAGGAGactgaagaaaaaaagaagggtGCTGAAGAACATGCTGCAGCTGTCAAGGCTTCAAGCAAAACAAAAGAGT gtAATTCGTGGCACATTTCGCCCTTTTCCATGCAAGCAGCGGCGGGGCAACTGTCGGCGCCTGTTCCACCATCTGAAAAAGGCGCTAATGGTTCCTCTAAAGATTTCAAGAAGGTTCAAATGACCAAAAGGACCTTTGTTGAGACGGTGACGAAGGCTCCACGATTTGGAGATGAAGTGATGGAGGAGGCAGGCGATGCAAATTGGTTTGAAGAGGAAATCCTGGTTGAATCTGACAGTGAGGACGAAGAGGAGTATCGGGATGGCATTCCTGTCGTCAAAATCTCTAAAGACTTGAGGAAGAAACTCATCGAGCCTTGGAAAAACGCCCTCATCCTGAAATTTCTGGGCAAGAGAATCAGTTTCCGAGTCCTTCAACACAAACTCCTACGAATGTGGGCACCGCAAGGGACGTTAAAACTGATTGATCTGGGATATAATTACTATGTGGCACGCTTTGAATTGGAGAAGGATTGCATGCGGGTGCTGTTCGAAGGACCTTGGAAAGTCTTCAATCATTATGTGGTTCCTCAGCGTTGGAAGCCAGAGTTCATTCCGAGGAATGTAAAGGCTGAGAATATGGCAGTTTTGGTTCGATTACCAGGACTGCCTATGGAGTGTTTCAGAGAAGATACAATCAAGCTTATATTGAAACAGGTGGGCACGCCTTTGAAACTCGACTGGACTACGGCTGGGGTGGATAGGCGTCGTTTTGTGCGTGCGGCGATTGAGATTGATCTATCTAAACCTTTAGTCTCCATGGTTAAAGTTGAGAGCATGATACAGAGGATCGAATTTGAGGGACTTCATATAATCTGTTTCGGGTGTGGGGAAGTCAGCCACTGTTCGAATGACTGCCCTAAAAAAACCATGTGA
- the LOC115997259 gene encoding uncharacterized protein LOC115997259 yields the protein MDSGSAPEINRTRFDEDKPGSNPCSDNENDIQDPSGKPFMPLLTFCKSGNMKDDSVVKGEKNTGIEQRYSRIEEMSGEVAGDEKPKSLAALFSIQQMDHRDSISSSSSGHLIVPGGGSMTTSCYDTMSFRSNSTTSTRSFAFPILASDWNGSPMRMADGDRTRRFSRKRGQWRMCFGCYNV from the exons ATGGATTCCGGTTCAGCCCCAGAGATTAATCGCACCCGTTTCGACGAGGATAAGCCCGGTTCGAATCCATGTTCCGACAACGAAAACGATATTCAG GATCCAAGTGGGAAGCCATTTATGCCGTTGCTAACCTTTTGCAAGAGTGGGAATATGAAGGATGATTCGGTGGTCAAAGGTGAGAAGAACACGGGCATTGAACAACGTTATTCGAGGATTGAGGAGATGTCCGGCGAGGTTGCCGGAGATGAGAAGCCTAAAAGTCTGGCGGCGTTGTTTTCCATTCAACAGATGGATCACAGAGACTCCATttcgtcttcttcttcaggGCACCTGATAGTCCCAGGAGGAGGATCTATGACGACGTCTTGTTATGACACCATGTCTTTTCGGTCAAACAGCACCACCAGCACACGATCCTTTGCTTTCCCCAT ATTAGCATCGGATTGGAATGGCAGCCCTATGAGGATGGCAGATGGGGATAGGACTAGGAGATTCTCAAGGAAGAGGGGACAATGGAGGATGTGTTTTGGCTGCTACAACGTTTGa